The genomic region CTAGCTTTGCCAACTCTTCCTCTTTTCCAGTTTTCTTCCTCTTGCTACCAGCCTTCGCAGCCTTAACCCCTATTGGTCGCTCTTCTGGCTCTGGCTCTGGCACTGCCCCTTCACCGTCGCCTTGGGAATCCGTTGGTTTGCGCTTGTCCTTCTCCAGATAGGTAGAGCACCATTTCACATCATGCCGAAGCTCCCTCCACGCATGTTCGAAGTTGAACTTCGATCCCTGGTCATTGGCAAAGATATCCAAGGCAGACTTCATCACATCGTTCTCATTTTGCCCGCTTCTCTGCTCCCTCAGTGTCATGTCGTAACAGCCAGCAAACTTGCAAACTCCCTCGTTGATCCTAGCCCATCTTTGCTTGCATGGCCCAAGTTCTCGTGGGCTTGTCCCAACCAGTTGAGGACTGGAGTTGTAGTACTCTACAATCCTGTTCCAGAAGGCACCTACTTTTTGTTCATTACtcactattgggtctttgcTGGTGTTGAGCCACGCACCAATGAAGATTAAATCCTCCTTCGGTGACCATTTTCTCCTCTGTTTGACAGTAGACACACCAGAACTTTGGCCGGTAAAGAGAAGAGGTTCGCATGAGTCAAGATGAACTGGCCCTTGACTCATTACAAGGTTTACATAACCACCGGATTTGCCCATTTAGGAAGAAGTCTGTGTTTCTCTAGTAGAAACACATACGATTAAATAAGGGATTCTATAATAACTCTATTGAATCCTAGTAGAAAACAGTCATATCAGAACAGCTCACGAGAATTTAATGGGTTTTTGGCTTAAAGGAAGCAGTGCAGTTACGCACAATTAAATGGTGGTTTGGTGTACATTAATAATCCTAGTCTGTTTCCTAACTACAAACTAAAAGTTATTTGCTCAGAAACATTAAACGGTTACACAATCCTAGTTTGTTTTCAAGTATTCTCAACTACTAAGTGACACGGTTACACAGTCCTAGTTTCTTTTCTAACTACAAACTAAATTCCATTTGAATTCTAACTGGTAAGTTCAAACACTAACCTTAGTTAGAAACCGGTAAGTTTCTTTTCTCGAGTTCAGCCACCCGCATAAGCATCATCTTCACCTGGCCCTGAAAAGACAGCAGATTAACAAATGAATATCTTAGAAAGATGATTAATAGGAGAGTGAACCATCAGAGAGAACTCACCTTAAGTGCCTCGCACTCTCGCAGAAGCTTCTCCTGCTCGTGAAAACGTTCTTTGAGTCTCTCCACCTCTTGTTGCATTCCCATAACCCATGGTTGCCTGAAATGCATCCCGTCATTCTGCGAAAacagaaaagaatatatcaaacAACAAATAAATATGGAAGGACGAGATCGATAAATATAGACAGAAGAATTCAAACCTCATAGTCTTTGCATATGAAGTATCTTTTCCCAGTGAGGTAGTCATATGTATCCTCTTCATCGACGACCTCCTTCGTGATAGATCCACAGGGGCACAACTTGGGAATCCCCTGTTGCGCATTTGCAACGAAATGAAGCATGTTGTAGTATGCTTTGTGTGCTTTCATATCTCGCAATTCTTCCTCCATTTCAGAACctaaaagaacaaaaacatataagCGGATCAAAATCCTTTAATCGTGATGAAACCAACAAAGAAGCGAgtagaaaagaagaaaatagtaAGACcagacgaaaaccctaattcgatTTTAATCCCCAATTCGATTTTAAACCCAAAATCTATTTGATCCCCACAATCGAATCCATAAACAAAGAAGCGAgtagaaaagaagaaaatagtaAGACcagacgaaaaccctaattcgatTTTAATCCCCAATTCGATTTTAAACCCAAAATCTATTTGATCCCCACAATCGAATCCATAAACACTGATGAATCAACATGCATCAACtccaaatgcaaaaataaagaacTAAAATGGTCCGATTTACCTTGAACAAAGCGGATCGCAGAATCGCCTTTTGTTTCGCCGGGAGAGgtgaaaaggtttttttttctgctCGAGTCGCGAAAATGACCGAGTTTTTTTCCCCTCACAAAACACATCCCTTTCCCGATCCAATCAGACGTTGCCAGCGCATCAAGGATCAACCGCAAATAAATCCTTCATTAAGGATTCAACCTTAGCGTAACGTcaagtttaattattattttattcttaatgCATAAGGATTAGCGCTAAGAATTAGCTAATATCCTGCGTTGCAGCTGGTCTAAGGAACTTTCGGTTTGGGTTTCCGTAAAGTTCTTAGTCCGtaattatatatgcatatataatatatacattcaAATATATGTGTACTAAGGACCCAAGAGCAAGGACTCCCAATAATCATGCCCTAAGGCCTCAAAGTTATCATAACTCATGTTGTAACATCTATATTactaaaagagaagtacccatttgaaaatgtttttacttctttaattaaactccttttttttttgcttgtctttttcaaatgcatttatgaaatatcctaaaacgaataaaactgcctaatttattacttgtcttttcagttacattaatgaaatatgcttaaatgaaatatccttaaataaatttggacataatgtcatttaatcaaccaaaaaactcatgagttatccttacgtgaataattttaataatggagatttttaaaaacgtgaatcattaaaatgttacctaaaacatgcagcactaatatataacatgcatcaataaactagaatttgactcacacaattgtacgaatattattttcagttgattaaatttaaaaataattatttattcaaaaaatatttaagaatgactatgttcttaaaaattatatggtattatttgctcataacttatttgtcatttgataaattgttagaaagaaaattttagtataatataactcagttgtcatttgctaaatttatggtttttatttatattttttattatttaattataatattttcattttatatttgaaagataaatgaattttctttcaaacaatattttttaaatgtattttttaaaaataatcaattaaaattgttattatcattgaatatcattatttgtgacataatttgagttttcgtttacatcaaaacttat from Brassica napus cultivar Da-Ae unplaced genomic scaffold, Da-Ae ScsIHWf_2618;HRSCAF=3367, whole genome shotgun sequence harbors:
- the LOC111204269 gene encoding glutathione S-transferase T3-like, which produces MGKSGGYVNLVMSQGPVHLDSCEPLLFTGQSSGVSTVKQRRKWSPKEDLIFIGAWLNTSKDPIVSNEQKVGAFWNRIVEYYNSSPQLVGTSPRELGPCKQRWARINEGVCKFAGCYDMTLREQRSGQNENDVMKSALDIFANDQGSKFNFEHAWRELRHDVKWCSTYLEKDKRKPTDSQGDGEGAVPEPEPEERPIGVKAAKAGSKRKKTGKEEELAKLENLLELKKNLSAKFAKEFAYKARASL